Sequence from the Candidatus Saccharibacteria bacterium oral taxon 488 genome:
CGTCGGCAGCAGGCGCCTGCGTTGTTGTAAATATTTCATAAACCCCCTATTATGTTCATGTTACTTCGTTGTACTATTACCTCAAATAATACGCGACTAAGCCCTCCATTGTCAAGAAAATCCCGCCCTCATCGCGGGCGGGAAATGTCTCAGTTTATCACGTCGTATTATTCAGCGCCTGACTCATCAGTATCTGACTGAACTGGCTCTTCTTTTGGCTGGTTTTTACGAAGCTTCTCTGGATTGCGGATGGCTTTGTGCCTATCAGCAGCTGGCGCTTTAACCCACTTTGGCAAGGTGACGCCAGCTTCTTTCAATAACTTAACAACACGCGGTGTTGGCTGGGCACCATTGTCCAAATATTTCTGTGCTAATTCAGCCTGAATATTTGCTGCTTTAGTGTGTGGATTGTAGCTGCCGACATACGCGACCACGCGACCGCTTGATGGATGGCGCTGCGCCTCTTGTACTGCCAGGCGGTACACCGGATAACCCTTACGACCCAACCGTTGCAAACGAATTGCTAGCATGTGTAATTTCTTCCTTTTCTTACAACTCTTTGATTAATGTATTACTCCTAGAGAGTGTACACTATTTCCCTGCGGTCGTCAATTCTGTCTTGAGACTTCTATTGACTTTTTATTTCTATCTGTTATAATATCCAAGTATGCCACATGAACATATCCAACCAAGAGAAATCAATGATACAGATTTTATTATTTCGGGTCTACTTGGCGAAGGCGGCTCAAAAACAGTGTTTGACACAGTCATTAATGGAAAAAGAAGAGCGCTGGCGATACCGAATAGTATTGACGATCCCGATACACAGGCAGAGAAATGGAACAGTGTATTACAAGAACCCGAAAACGCGAAACTACTGTCTGAATTAGGACTTCTCACTATTCCAGAATACGAAATAATGGTTGCTACTATAAACGGTCGGGAATTACCAGCACTAAGTATGACACCGTTTTCTGATCTTCCTTTTAGGGTCTTTGACAGCAAGGATGGAACACAGACATATACACACGGTCCACTTTCTCACATTGAACATTTTTCAGATATTTCTTCCTATATCACTGGTTTTGGCGCCGATATCGCCACGCTCACACAATCGGGAATCGTCCTGTCGCGAGACAGCATATCATTTGCCGCCTTACCGGACGGATCGATGCGCTTATTTTTCTACGATTTACAGAATATGACAATTAACGATGATTCTGTTAATGAAGATGACCTTAGAGGGGATTATTCAAAACTAGTCGTCTATATGTTAGATAACATATTTGACTACCAGCAGTTGATGCGTTTTGAAGAACAGGGCTACGATTTTCATGAGCGCATGAATCTATCATAGAGACTTCAAGCAATCGCTAAATTAAACTTTAGTATTGCTCGACGCGAAGTGTATGATTTAATTGCTGATGACCCGATAAAAGCCGTGTCTGACAGAGCAGAAAAAGAAAAGCGTCAGCTTGAAGATCCTGACGTTGCGCAATGTCTGAGAGAAAGGATTAATCGCTAAAGCTCGTTTTTCCCAAAGTATCGTCGAACACGAAGAAAATTTTGAACGCCTAAAACAATTGTTTGGTCAAATTCCTAACCGCGGTATGTTTATCGAGGCTATGATGAATGAAGGCCCACAAGTATACTTCTCAGTAGCAGCTAGCTTAGCGAATAATCCCGCCGCCCAAACATTCCTCGCCGTCGTATATCACAGCCGACTGACCCGGAGCGACGGCGCGCTGCGGCTCGGACAAGATAACCGTCACTTTCTCACCAGCATTATCGTTCACACGCGTAATTTCCGCATTAATGAGCGGCGCCCGATGCCGCACCCGAACTTGATAGGCATCACCTTCTGGCGGCTGACTGATCCAGTGAACGTCAGTCAGGGTCAATTCTTGGCGCCAGAGGTTACCATTATCAATCGAACGCGACACATAAACTTCGTTTTTTGCCATATCTTTGCCGACGACGTAATACGGCAAGCCGCCACCAACATTCAGGCCATGCCGCTGCCCCAGGGTATAAAATATCGCCCCGTCATGCCGGCCAACAACCGCGCCCGTTGGCTGATCAATGATATCGCCCGGGCTAGTCTCAACATATTCTGACAAAAACTCGCGAATCCCCACTTGTCCGACAAAGCAAATCCCCATCGACTCCTTTTTACTGGCGGTCCACAAACCCCGCTCCTTAGCCATCTGGCGCACCTCAGCCTTGGTAAAATCACCCAGCGGGAACATGGTTTTCGCCAGCGCCTCGGACGTCACGCGGTACAGGAAATAGGTTTGATCTTTGTTGTCATCATGCGCCCGAAGCAAGCGAGCAGTGTTGGGTAGTGATGGCGCTTTGACGAGCCCAGGTGTAAGCGTTGATTCGTCCTGAATCGCCGAGGACTGTCTGAACGCAGTGAGTTCCGCAGGCGACAGTGACGAATCGGCGTGAGCACCATGGCGTGAGGCAACCGCGCCGGAATTACCCAATGCTGCACCACCTACTGCATGTTTAACTCGTGCATAATGCCCCGTCGCAATATACTCCGCACCCGCCGCCAACGCCGCTTCCAAAAACAACTTAAACTTCACCTCTTGATTACACATCACATCAGGATTCGGCGTCCGACCCGCCTGGTATTCACGAATCATATAGTCAACGACATTTTGCTTGTACTCTTTCTGAAAATCAAACACCTGAAAATCAATTCCCAGCCCCACCGCCACGCGCTTAGCGTCAGCCACATCTTCTGCCCACGGACAATGCATGCCCGGTAAGTCTTCTGACCAGTTTTTCATATACACGCCGGTCACCTCGTGGCCTTGCTCGACCAATAGCGCTGCCGCTACCGACGAATCAACGCCGCCCGACATACCGACGAACACCCGAGCCATCAGCGCGACACTCCCAGCGCGAACAAGCTAATCCGCAACAATTCACCAACCGCCAGCCACCAACCCCACGGCGTCAGCCACCACCATGCACTCCAATGCTTGTCGTGCGTTGTTGGGCGTGCCCGCAGCTCAACATTCGGCAGTTGTACTGAAAACTCAGCCAGCGCCCGCCGCATGTGATAGCCGCTGGTAACCAGAATGACGCGTTTGATACCACGCTGCGCTATGATACCCGCCACTTCCTGGGCATTCTGCTTGGTGGTTTCTGAACGTTCGTCCATCACCAAGGCCGTAGCCGGCACACCCGCCGCTTCGGCTTGTTTTCTCATGGCGGCAGCGTTAGACGGGCCGGATTTATCGGCCGCAGCACCGGACAAGATAATGGTCGGCGCCCAGCCAGCTTGATATAATTTGACCGCCTCAGCCGTACGCGCTTCGGTGTCGCCGCCGCTGATAACGATGATCGCGCCCGCTTTTTGACATTGCCCCGAGTCCGGGCGCGGGCAATCTTTCAAATCATCAGGCGACAAATAATGGCTCAAGCCAACAATGACTGCAACTGCAATTAACACCAAGCCAATTAACCGATAAATCATCGCGTTCGCTCCCGTTCCACGCGTACCGCAGTAATAATCTCGTCCGCTGCCCGCATAACTTGTGCTTCATCGTTCAACCGCCCGAGAGTGAGCCGCAGACTACCATCAATCGCCGCATTACTCAGCCCAATCGCCGCCAAAACGTGTGATTTTGTACCGGCATTAGCCGCACAAGCACTACCCGTCGCCACCAGCACGCCGTGCGCTTCCAGTAAAAACACCAGTCGCTCAGCGTCAACACCAGGAAATGAAATATTGAGGAAATTAACCAGCGATTTTTTCTGATCAGAAGAAATAATCATGTCAGGGAAGGCCGCCAATAGTTTTTTTGCCAACACATCACGCAGACCTCGCAGCCGTTTTACTTCACCGCTGCGACGCTTGGCGGCTAACTCCAGCGCCGTAGCAAAGCCGACCACGCCAGCCACATTTTCCGTACCGCTGCGCAAGCCCGCCTCCTGCCCGCCGCCAACGATATTTGGCCGTAGCTTGACGCCCGGCCGTATCCATAGCAAACCAACCTGCTTCGGCCCGTAAACTTTTGCTGCCGATAGTGTCAACAAATCAACACCCAGCCGCTTAATTTTCACATCGATCAGCACCGCGGTCTGCGAGGCGTCGGTATGAAATATAAGCGGCGTCGACTCGCCATGTTCCTGGCGCCGCACGCGCTCAAGCCTCACAACTTCGGCAATTTCTTCAATGGGCTGAATATATCCGAGTTCATGATTCGCCAGCGCGATGCTCATAAAACTAACGTCTGGCGTCAGCAGTTTTTTAACAGCCTGCAGATCAATGCGTCCGTTTTTCATCGGTGGGATAAGCCTAACGTCCGAGCGCACTTTCGCAGAATTGATAACCGAGCTATGCTCAATCGCCGAGATCAAACTTACGCCAGACGCTGCGGTAAATGCCAGATTAATCGACTCCGTGGCACCAGCCGTCATCACTAATTCATCCACACCCACGCCCAGCACCCGCGCGATGCGCGACTTGGCTTCGCGGTAGTCGCGCTTGACGGTGACCGCCGGTGCATATGGACTGGACGGATTAAAAAACTTCTCGGAAAAATACGGCTGCATCGCTTCAACCACCAACGGATCTATCGGCGTGGCAGCAGCGTGATCAAGATATATCATAGAGGATTCCACACATACTATTATACCAAGCGGCCCAGATGGCGGCTACACCAACTGCCCAGTTTTCGGATCACGATTATATAGCTGGCGCGCTACCCGTTCATGATATTCATTAACTGCCAGCACAAAGTTTTGTAATTCCTGCCCTTCGAGGTAGTTATACTGATAATTAGGCTGAATTTTCAAGATGCCCTTCGGCTGCACCTCGTAGCGCGTCGTCAGCTCATGACGCTTGCCGTCCTTGCTCATCACTTCTTCGTGCCAAATCCACGTCGTTTTATCGAGGTTAAAGAACGTCCGTCGGACGACGTGAGCCGGCTTTTCACCAAAAATCGTTGCACCAATTTCACTCTCCAGTTGAATCAGTTCGCGCTCAGTCAATTTTTTCAGCGGCCGATCTTTACGAGTGAGTCGCAGTAGTGAGCGCGTCGATTTCGGGACTTTTGGCGCCGAGGCGGCGTGAGCAGGCTTTGCCGATTGAGATGAGCGTGAAAGACGCGTGTTATCCGCCAAAACGAGACCAAGGGCTTTTTTGAGAATCGTTGGCATAAATCACCTCCTTTCAGGCTGCTCGTCTATAATTATTTCTATGATCCTTTGGCATGGTGTCAGACGCGCCGAGTGTTCTTGCTGCATCTGTATTATAACCCACTCGATACTCCCCAATGAGCCGACCAATTGCTGTAACAGTTTGCAAACATTCCTCAACCCAGCTCTCCAGTCTTCGTCGCTCCTCTAGCGATATCGTCACCGACTCGGCTGCACTATCAACCACCTCGGCACTACCACGCACTGCCGCTTCGGACAGACGCGGCGCCACTCGCTGTGATCGCTCTGGGTGTGCTTGTGTCGCCAAATCCAGCGCTTCGGCCCGCGCCTTTTGAATCGACATCATTTCTGTGATTGGTCTTGGCTGCTGATTCATTATCTCTCCACTATTACAAGCCAAAAAGTTTTACCGTGTTATCGGTCGCTGCTTTTTCGAGGTCGTGAAGCACTAGCTTGCGCTCCATCGCCCAATACTTTGCCACCAACTCCACATATTCTGGCTTATTCAGCTTACCACGAAATGGCTTCGGTGTCAAGAACGGTGCGTCGGTTTCTAGCAATAATCGCTCCAGCGGAATCGAGGCGAATAATTCCTGTTGCGCCTGGTCTTTGGTGAACGTGCTAATGCCATTCAAGCCAACATACAATCCGCGAGCAAACCCCTTGTCTAAATTAAGGCGCGTATCAGTAAAACTGTGTAGTACGCCGCGCAGCCCATGAAAATTATCAAAAATTGGCCAAAAATCATCCCACACCGACGGCTGGTCGGGCACGCCATCACGAATATGAAAGCTCACTGGCAAATCATAATCTATTGCCAGCTGCAGCTGCGCCTCCAGCGCCTGAATTTGCACCTCGCGCGGGCTGTGATTGTAATAATAATCAAGGCCAATCTCACCAATCGCCACAATCGGTGAATTCTCCGTCCTATTTTTTACCAGCCGCTCTATCTCGCCCCAGCCGTCCTTGCTGTCGTGCGGATGAACGCCAACTGCTGCCCACACACAGTCGTGATTTGCAGCAAATTCCACTGCCTGTTGGCTACTGCGCTGGTCAGTGCCAACGCAAATCATGCCGATGCCCGCTGCGATTGACTGTTGATATAGCTCCTCGCGATTATCCGCGAAAAACTCAGTATCGTGCACATGACAATGCGAGTCAATCAAGCGTAAGTCTGCCGCCATACTATTCTCCGCCGTCAGACTCATTATTATTTACCCTGGTTTTCTACTTTTGACGCACGTGGGTCGGCTGTGTGGAGGTGGAGACGCGGGAACAGTGGGGTCAGCTGTGATGGCACAACGCCGCTGGCAAACATGTCGTGAATTTTCTTGGCAGTTTGCGGCATAAATGGACGAAGCATGTTGGATACTTGGAGTAATGTACCACTGGCATGCGCCAAAATCTCTGCAAGGTGTGCTTCAGCATCGGGGTCTTTATCACGTTTTTTAGCCACCTGCCATGGTTGCACGCGCTCGATGTATTGATTCAATGAACGGATAATCTGCCAAATTTCATCAATTGCTAGGTTAAAATTCAAAGACTCCATGTCGGCACGGTACGGCCCCATATCGTGCTCAGACTGTGGTGCGTCACCGATAACACCGGCCTGATAACTCTGCACC
This genomic interval carries:
- the mnmA gene encoding tRNA 2-thiouridine(34) synthase MnmA, with protein sequence MARVFVGMSGGVDSSVAAALLVEQGHEVTGVYMKNWSEDLPGMHCPWAEDVADAKRVAVGLGIDFQVFDFQKEYKQNVVDYMIREYQAGRTPNPDVMCNQEVKFKLFLEAALAAGAEYIATGHYARVKHAVGGAALGNSGAVASRHGAHADSSLSPAELTAFRQSSAIQDESTLTPGLVKAPSLPNTARLLRAHDDNKDQTYFLYRVTSEALAKTMFPLGDFTKAEVRQMAKERGLWTASKKESMGICFVGQVGIREFLSEYVETSPGDIIDQPTGAVVGRHDGAIFYTLGQRHGLNVGGGLPYYVVGKDMAKNEVYVSRSIDNGNLWRQELTLTDVHWISQPPEGDAYQVRVRHRAPLINAEITRVNDNAGEKVTVILSEPQRAVAPGQSAVIYDGEECLGGGIIR
- the rpsP gene encoding 30S ribosomal protein S16, producing MLAIRLQRLGRKGYPVYRLAVQEAQRHPSSGRVVAYVGSYNPHTKAANIQAELAQKYLDNGAQPTPRVVKLLKEAGVTLPKWVKAPAADRHKAIRNPEKLRKNQPKEEPVQSDTDESGAE
- a CDS encoding YdcF family protein, coding for MIYRLIGLVLIAVAVIVGLSHYLSPDDLKDCPRPDSGQCQKAGAIIVISGGDTEARTAEAVKLYQAGWAPTIILSGAAADKSGPSNAAAMRKQAEAAGVPATALVMDERSETTKQNAQEVAGIIAQRGIKRVILVTSGYHMRRALAEFSVQLPNVELRARPTTHDKHWSAWWWLTPWGWWLAVGELLRISLFALGVSR
- a CDS encoding preprotein translocase, translated to MAADLRLIDSHCHVHDTEFFADNREELYQQSIAAGIGMICVGTDQRSSQQAVEFAANHDCVWAAVGVHPHDSKDGWGEIERLVKNRTENSPIVAIGEIGLDYYYNHSPREVQIQALEAQLQLAIDYDLPVSFHIRDGVPDQPSVWDDFWPIFDNFHGLRGVLHSFTDTRLNLDKGFARGLYVGLNGISTFTKDQAQQELFASIPLERLLLETDAPFLTPKPFRGKLNKPEYVELVAKYWAMERKLVLHDLEKAATDNTVKLFGL
- a CDS encoding aminotransferase class V-fold PLP-dependent enzyme; this translates as MIYLDHAAATPIDPLVVEAMQPYFSEKFFNPSSPYAPAVTVKRDYREAKSRIARVLGVGVDELVMTAGATESINLAFTAASGVSLISAIEHSSVINSAKVRSDVRLIPPMKNGRIDLQAVKKLLTPDVSFMSIALANHELGYIQPIEEIAEVVRLERVRRQEHGESTPLIFHTDASQTAVLIDVKIKRLGVDLLTLSAAKVYGPKQVGLLWIRPGVKLRPNIVGGGQEAGLRSGTENVAGVVGFATALELAAKRRSGEVKRLRGLRDVLAKKLLAAFPDMIISSDQKKSLVNFLNISFPGVDAERLVFLLEAHGVLVATGSACAANAGTKSHVLAAIGLSNAAIDGSLRLTLGRLNDEAQVMRAADEIITAVRVERERTR